In Legionella cardiaca, a genomic segment contains:
- a CDS encoding helix-turn-helix transcriptional regulator produces the protein MEDKMYEVCSKLAAADSIEHLNKLLVSYFSREGITSLAFTYYKQHTKSGSRLIYNWVTPPLRAWHEHYLDESYADVDRTLESMEQNLVPFLWDIDEQLSKAKNKRELRMRQEAKEFGIYRGLCIPLHGPQGDFVNLVLHQRIQENGLVDWQEKQFIWLAITQCYFHYVRQLLLQTVKSKIKLTKREQQCLELTAQNIRINVIASLLGVSQRTVNFHLQNANKKMGVSNKYLAVMRWVTGAMD, from the coding sequence ATGGAAGATAAAATGTACGAGGTATGTTCAAAATTGGCTGCTGCAGACAGCATAGAGCACTTAAACAAGCTACTAGTAAGCTATTTTTCTCGAGAGGGAATAACAAGTCTTGCGTTCACGTACTATAAACAACACACTAAAAGCGGAAGTCGACTAATTTATAATTGGGTAACTCCACCGCTTCGTGCGTGGCATGAGCATTATCTTGATGAAAGTTACGCTGATGTCGATAGAACATTGGAATCAATGGAGCAAAATTTAGTGCCATTTCTTTGGGATATTGATGAACAGCTTTCAAAAGCTAAAAACAAACGCGAACTTCGCATGCGTCAAGAGGCGAAAGAGTTTGGAATTTATAGAGGATTATGTATTCCTTTACATGGGCCTCAGGGTGATTTCGTTAATCTGGTATTACATCAACGAATTCAGGAAAATGGTTTAGTGGATTGGCAAGAGAAGCAGTTTATTTGGTTAGCAATAACCCAATGCTATTTTCATTATGTAAGGCAATTGTTGTTACAGACCGTCAAATCAAAGATAAAACTGACAAAGCGCGAACAGCAATGTCTCGAGTTAACAGCCCAGAATATACGCATTAATGTCATAGCAAGTTTATTAGGCGTTTCTCAAAGGACAGTCAACTTTCATTTGCAAAATGCTAATAAAAAAATGGGCGTTAGTAATAAATACTTAGCCGTCATGCGATGGGTTACTGGTGCAATGGATTAA
- a CDS encoding glycoside hydrolase family 5 protein, with product MRKLIAMNLLLPTAVISATITNNIQGVGPQGSVKPYICIQDHSGNVNLKLAAGQSGDANKASGNEYYAGATLRFGGCDTSNTYLGYVGFNINNSGNNSIGSYSPPEGVHIIYDKPSINSQGQVGGAIIYTSIATNSQLTTAKTSKFWQFVGVNLSGLEFGKVIDPVVIPNLSTQDSTSSNSDLKEMQSFINAGMNTVRVPVSWGYLQLDGAGKGSLNLAYYNNFIRPLLQTLTQAKVHTIIDLHAYMRYSKFGEQYSGCGASGPCPDGTLILDTKAYELVWGQLATLIQNDPAINKDYVLLDLMNEPVGVPDDRVFAIQASIIKLLRQQKFNGYILVEGNNWSGLHSWTTHQWKGKDGQQYSNATLFTRDNFVNAGITDLSKILINVHQYLDNDYSGTHDNCLQDLSTEGSNGFNLNAFANYLLENRLKAMVTELGSGKDAGSCSEPLRQFMLYLKDNAAQGKDYGFAGWTMWSTGHGWGDYNLRIKPDSYQMKVLKEEFL from the coding sequence ATGCGAAAATTAATCGCAATGAATTTATTGCTACCGACCGCTGTCATCAGCGCAACAATAACCAATAACATTCAAGGAGTCGGTCCACAAGGTTCTGTAAAACCTTATATTTGCATTCAAGATCACTCTGGCAATGTAAATCTAAAACTTGCTGCAGGACAATCGGGTGATGCTAATAAAGCCTCTGGCAATGAGTATTATGCGGGAGCAACCTTACGATTTGGTGGTTGTGATACATCCAATACCTACCTTGGTTATGTAGGTTTTAATATTAATAATTCCGGCAACAACTCAATCGGAAGCTATTCACCGCCTGAAGGTGTCCACATCATTTACGATAAACCAAGTATTAATAGTCAAGGGCAAGTTGGTGGAGCCATTATCTACACGTCAATTGCAACAAATTCACAATTAACTACTGCCAAAACATCTAAATTTTGGCAATTTGTGGGTGTAAATCTCTCAGGTTTAGAATTTGGTAAGGTTATTGACCCAGTTGTAATCCCTAATCTTTCGACTCAAGACAGCACAAGCTCCAATTCAGATCTAAAAGAAATGCAGTCTTTTATTAATGCAGGAATGAATACTGTTCGCGTCCCTGTCAGCTGGGGTTATTTACAGCTTGATGGTGCCGGCAAAGGCTCATTAAATTTGGCTTACTACAACAATTTTATCCGTCCTCTTTTACAGACGCTAACTCAAGCAAAAGTACATACAATTATTGACCTCCATGCTTATATGCGTTATTCAAAATTTGGTGAGCAATATTCCGGCTGTGGCGCTTCAGGTCCATGCCCTGATGGCACCTTAATTTTGGATACAAAAGCTTACGAATTGGTATGGGGGCAACTGGCTACACTCATTCAGAATGATCCAGCCATCAACAAAGATTATGTATTATTAGACTTAATGAATGAACCCGTAGGTGTTCCAGATGATAGGGTATTCGCTATCCAAGCATCCATAATCAAGCTATTACGACAACAAAAATTTAATGGCTATATTTTGGTTGAGGGAAACAATTGGTCAGGTTTGCACTCATGGACCACCCACCAATGGAAAGGGAAGGATGGCCAACAATATAGCAATGCAACTTTATTTACTCGCGATAACTTTGTGAATGCTGGCATTACTGATTTATCTAAGATACTGATTAATGTTCACCAGTATCTTGATAATGACTACAGTGGTACCCATGATAATTGTCTCCAAGATTTGAGTACAGAAGGATCTAATGGCTTTAATTTAAATGCTTTTGCTAATTATTTGCTGGAAAATCGGCTAAAGGCCATGGTTACGGAATTAGGCTCTGGAAAGGATGCTGGAAGTTGCAGCGAACCACTGCGCCAGTTCATGCTTTATTTGAAAGATAATGCAGCTCAAGGTAAAGATTATGGCTTTGCTGGTTGGACAATGTGGTCAACAGGCCATGGTTGGGGTGATTATAATTTACGCATAAAACCAGACTCTTACCAGATGAAAGTGTTAAAAGAAGAATTTTTATAG